AGGCCTGGACGCTGGCCCTCGGCGACGCCTTCCGCAAGGCGGGGGGTGACGCGGGCCCGCAGCAGGCGGCTGCGATCCTGGTGGTGAAGGCGCTGGTCCACGACGCGATGCGCGCCGAGCGACCCAACGCGAAGTTCGCGGGCTTCACGGACGTCACGGACCTGGCCGATGCCATCGCCGGCGTCTGGGACCGGCCCGCCCATGAGTTGAACGGGACCCGTCTGTGGCTGACCGAGAAGCCGTGAATCCGCCGAAGACCGACGCCCGCCGGCATCACGACCCGGACGTCCGCGGCTTCGCGAGCGACAACTACGCGGGCGCGCACCCGGAGATCCTCGCGGCCCTCGCCCTCGCCAACGGCGGTCACCAGATCGCGTACGGCGAGGACGACTACACGGCCAACCTCCAGCAGATCATCCGCGCCCACTTCGGCCCCACGGCCGAGGCGTTCCCGGTCTTCAACGGCACCGGTGCCAACGTCGTCGCGCTCCAGGCGGTCACCGACCGCTGGGGCGCGGTGATCTGCGCCGAGTCCGCGCACATCAACGTGGACGAGGGCGGGGCCCCGGAGCGCATGGGCGGCCTCAAGCTGCTCACCGTGCCGACCCCGGACGGCAAGCTCACGCCCGAGCTCATCGACCGGCAGGCCTTCGGCTGGGACGACGAGCACCGCGCGATGCCGCAGGTCGTCTCGATCACGCAGAACACGGAGCTGGGCACGCTCTACACGCCCGACGAGATCCGCGCGATCTGCGACCACGCGCACGAGCGCGGCATGAAGGTGCACCTCGACGGCTCCCGGATAGCCAACGCGGCCGCGTCGCTCGACGTGCCGATGCGCACGTTCACGAACGCGGTCGGCGTCGACATCCTGTCGCTCGGCGGCACGAAGAACGGCGCTCTGTTCGGTGAGGCGGTCGTCGTCCTCAATCAGGACGCCGTCAGCCACATGAAGCATCTGCGCAAGCTCTCGATGCAGCTCGCCTCCAAGATGCGTTTCGTGTCGGTGCAGTTGGAGGCCCTGCTCGCCAAGGACCTGTGGCTGCGCAACGCGCGGCACGCCAACGAGATGGCCCAGCGCCTCGCCGAGGGCGTCCGCGCCGTGCACGGCGTCGAGATCCTCTACCCGGTGCAGGCCAACGCGGTCTTCGCGCGGCTGCCGCACGACGTCAGCGAGCGCCTCCAGAAGCGCTTCCGGTTCTACTTCTGGGACGAGGCGGCCGGCGACGTCCGCTGGATGTGCGCGTTCGACACCCGTGAGGAGGACGTCGACGGCTTCGTCGCCGCCCTCAAGGAGGAAATGGCCCGCTAGCGTTCTCCCCACACCCGACTGTATAGATATGCGATCGACCGTAAAGCTATTGACGCGCGGTCGGTCGCATTTCTATGCTCCCGGTCCATGCAGCTGATCCAGAAGAATCCCGACCTGTCTGCCTACTTGGCGGCCGACGAGGTCATCGACCATCACCACCCGCTCGTACGGAAGACGGCCGAGCGCCTCGCCGCGCAGGCCTCCGACTCATATTCATACGCCCAGGTGGCCTACGAGTTCGTGCGGGACACCATCCCGCACTCCGCCGACAGCGGGGACCTCCGCGTCACCTGGCGCGCCTCGGACGTCCTGGAGCAGGGCACGGGCATCTGTCACGCCAAATCCCACGCGCTGGCCGCGCTCCTGCGCGCCGAGGACATCCCCGCGGCGCTCTGCTACCAGCGGCTCACGCATGACGCCGGGACCGGGTATGTGCTGCACGGCATGGTCGCCGTGCGCTTCCATGGGGCCTGGCACCGGCAGGACTGCCGCGGTAACAAGCCCGGCGTCGACGCCCAGTTCTCCCTCGACGGTGAGCGGCTGGCCTTCATTGTGGATACGGAGTCCAATGAGGTGGACTATCCGGTACTCTTCGATGTACCGGAGCCGGCCGTTCTGCGCGCCCTGCGCGACGCCCCCGACCGGCCCTACTTGTGGGAACACCTCCCCGACGCACTCTGAAACAGCAAGCGCACCCCGAAGAGCAAGGCGGACGATGACCCTCCACCTCACTGTGTCCGACGCGGTACGGACCCTCGCGCCCGAGTTCCGGCACGTCGCCATCGAGGCGTACGGGCTGGTCAACAGCCCCAGCAGTGAAGGGACTTCGGCCCTTCTCGACGATGCCGCACGCCGTCTCGCCGCGCGACTCGACGGACGCGCCCCGCACGAGGACCCGCACATGGCGGCCTGGCGCGCCGCCTACACGGCCTTCGGCTCCAAGCCCTCCCGCACCCGTAACTCGGCCGAGGCACTGGCCAAGAGGGCCCTCGCGGACGGCGGACTGCCGCGGATCAACACCCTGGTCGACGTCTACAACGCGATCAGCGTGGCCCATCTGATCCCGGTCGGCGGCGAGGACCTGGACCACATCAAGGGCGGCATGCGCCTCGTCAGGGCCACCGGCGAAGAGGGCTTCGCCACCGTGGCCGGGGGAGAGGACGTCGTGGAACACCCCGACGCAGGCGAGGTCGTCTGGTGCGACGACGACGGCGTGACCTGCCGCCGCTGGAACTGGCGCCAGGGCACCCGTACGCGCCTGACCGAGGAGTCGGTGAACGCGCTCTTCCTGCTGGAGGCGATGGGGCCGCACTGCGACGTGGTGGCGGCCGGCACCGAACTCGCCGAACTCCTGGAGAAGTTCAGCCCCGGCGCGCGGATCACCGTCCACGCGCCGGAGTAGACGCACCGCGGTGGGCCCGCGGCACGTCTGCAGTACCGATTCAGCTTGCCTCGGCGGCCTTCACCTCTGCCGCGGTGGGCGCGGTGCCGCCGAGGTGCGCGGGCATCCACCAGGTGTCGTCCGGACCCTTCGGGCGTACGGGGTACGCGCGCTGTGCCGCTTCGAGGAGCTCCTGCACACGCTCGCGCAGCCGCCGGGTGATCGCTCCGGCGTACTGGTCGCGCGGGGCCTCCATCGGCTCGCCCACCCGGATCGTGATCGGGATGTGCTGGCGCTTGAAGTTCTTCGGGTGGCCCTTCGTCCACAGGCGCTGGGTGCCCCACAGTGCCATCGGGATGAGCGGCACACCGGCCTCCTGGGCCAGGCGCGCGGCGCCCGACTTGAAGCTCTTCAGCGTGAACGACTGCGAGATCGTCGCCTCGGGGAACACCCCGATGACCTGACCGGAGCGCAGCGAGTCGAGGGCGTGCGCATACGCGTCCTCGCCCTGCTTCCGGTCCACGGGGATGTGCTTCATGCTGCGCATCAGCGGACCGGAGATCTTGTGCCGGAACACCGACTCCTTCGCCATGAAGCGCACCAGGCGCTTCTGCGGCAGCGCTGCGAGACCGTCGAAAATGAAGTCCAGGTAGCTGATGTGATTGCTGACCAGGACCGCGCCGCCGGAGCGCGGAATGTTCTCCGCGCCCTTGACGTCGATCTTCAGATCGAGCGCCTTGAACATCGTGCGGGCCGCGCCGATGACCGGACGGTAGACGAGCTCTGCCATGGAGGGGGAGGACCCTTCATCTCTGCCTGGGGAGGGGGCTCCCGGCGGGAAGTTACGCAGCCGTAGGTTTTGTGGCTTGCGCAGATCGTGCCCCATCAACGGCTGAGTAGCCAGTCCTGGTTCCGGCCGGGCGCGAGATCCTCGTCACTCCCACGCGGTCCGTGCAACCCGTTGATCAGCCAAATCGTGCCGCGCCACGCCGCAGGAGCAGGTACATCTCGCACCCCAGGCAGTAGCCGAACACCGAGTTGAGGAACGCCGCCGCCAGCGCGCAGGCCGTCGCCGCGAGCCCGAG
The DNA window shown above is from Streptomyces sp. NBC_01445 and carries:
- a CDS encoding lysophospholipid acyltransferase family protein, with translation MAELVYRPVIGAARTMFKALDLKIDVKGAENIPRSGGAVLVSNHISYLDFIFDGLAALPQKRLVRFMAKESVFRHKISGPLMRSMKHIPVDRKQGEDAYAHALDSLRSGQVIGVFPEATISQSFTLKSFKSGAARLAQEAGVPLIPMALWGTQRLWTKGHPKNFKRQHIPITIRVGEPMEAPRDQYAGAITRRLRERVQELLEAAQRAYPVRPKGPDDTWWMPAHLGGTAPTAAEVKAAEAS
- a CDS encoding threonine aldolase family protein translates to MNPPKTDARRHHDPDVRGFASDNYAGAHPEILAALALANGGHQIAYGEDDYTANLQQIIRAHFGPTAEAFPVFNGTGANVVALQAVTDRWGAVICAESAHINVDEGGAPERMGGLKLLTVPTPDGKLTPELIDRQAFGWDDEHRAMPQVVSITQNTELGTLYTPDEIRAICDHAHERGMKVHLDGSRIANAAASLDVPMRTFTNAVGVDILSLGGTKNGALFGEAVVVLNQDAVSHMKHLRKLSMQLASKMRFVSVQLEALLAKDLWLRNARHANEMAQRLAEGVRAVHGVEILYPVQANAVFARLPHDVSERLQKRFRFYFWDEAAGDVRWMCAFDTREEDVDGFVAALKEEMAR
- a CDS encoding B3/B4 domain-containing protein; protein product: MTLHLTVSDAVRTLAPEFRHVAIEAYGLVNSPSSEGTSALLDDAARRLAARLDGRAPHEDPHMAAWRAAYTAFGSKPSRTRNSAEALAKRALADGGLPRINTLVDVYNAISVAHLIPVGGEDLDHIKGGMRLVRATGEEGFATVAGGEDVVEHPDAGEVVWCDDDGVTCRRWNWRQGTRTRLTEESVNALFLLEAMGPHCDVVAAGTELAELLEKFSPGARITVHAPE
- a CDS encoding transglutaminase-like domain-containing protein encodes the protein MQLIQKNPDLSAYLAADEVIDHHHPLVRKTAERLAAQASDSYSYAQVAYEFVRDTIPHSADSGDLRVTWRASDVLEQGTGICHAKSHALAALLRAEDIPAALCYQRLTHDAGTGYVLHGMVAVRFHGAWHRQDCRGNKPGVDAQFSLDGERLAFIVDTESNEVDYPVLFDVPEPAVLRALRDAPDRPYLWEHLPDAL